The Mesorhizobium sp. AR10 genome includes the window ATTGCGTTGGTGGCACTGTCCGGCACCTACAACATGGCCCATCCGGACAAGGCTGTGCGCGACGACGGTCTGCGTCGGCTTGGCGTGGTCATCGCGGCCGCGGCAGCTCTTTCCATTCCGCTCGTCACCTTGTGCACGGGAACCCGCAACCCGGACGATCAGTGGGCGCATCATCCCGACAATGCCGATCCTTCGGCCTGGGTCGACATGGCAACCGAGATGGAAAAGGCGCTTGATCTCGCCGAGCGCCACGGTGTCGATCTCGGCATCGAGCCCGAACAGGCCAACATCGTCACCTCGGCGGCGGACGCGATGCGCCTCATCGCCGAGATGGGCTCGAAACGGCTGCGCATCGTGCTCGATCCCGCAAACCTGTTCGAGCAGGCAAGCGCCGGGCAAGCCCGCACCATCGTCACCGCCGCGGTCGAACGCACCGCAGGTCACGTCGCCATGGCCCACGCCAAGGATCGTCTTGCCGACGGCCGCTTCGCTACCGCCGGCCGGGGCGTCGTCGACTTCCCGGATTTCATTAGTCGGCTCAAGGAAACCGGTTTCGATGGTGCGCTTGTCACGCACGGGCTTTCGGCCGAAGAAGCGCCTGGCGTCGCCCGCTTCTTGAATGGGCTGGCCTGATGCCGCGCCCGGCCACCATGCTCCGGGATGACGCCACGCTTCGGGTTTCCGACAGCGGCGACGGGCTTGCGGTCGTCTTCCAGCACGGACTGGGCGGCGGCGAGGCTCAGGTCGCGCAATCCTTCCCCGCCGCCGCCGGCCGGCGCATAACGCTCGAGTGCCGCGGGCACGGCGCCTCGGAGCTGGGCAGCAGCCGGCCGTTTTCCTTCGGCATGTTCACCGACGATGTCCTTGCCGCCACCGATCAGGCCGGTCTCGATCGTTTCGTCGCCGGAGGCATTTCCATGGGCGCCGCGATTGCGTTGCGTCTCGCCTGCCGTCACCCGAACCGCGTCGCCGGCCTGCTGCTGGTGCGACCAGCCTGGACCTTCAATAAATCGCCGGTGAACCTGCAGCCGATCGCCGAGGTTGCCGGCCTCATACTCAGTCACGGCCCCGACAAGGCGAGAGAAATCTTCGCGCAATCGCAAACGGCCGCACGCCTGCAGCGCGAGGCGCCCGACAATCTCGCCTCGTTGTTCGGCTATTTCGACCGGCCGGATGCCGGACCGTTCGGGCAAGTCCTCGCCGACATCGCCGCCGATGGACCGGAGATTTCGACAAGCGATGCCGCAGCCCTTGGCATACCCGTGCTGGTCATCGGCAACGCTCTGGATGCGGTGCATCCATTGTCGGCGGCGCAAACTCTTGCCGATGCCATCCCCGGCGCGACATTCTTGGAAATCGCTGCCAAGGCGCTCGACAGCGCCAGGCATTTCGCCGAGCTGCAGACTGAGATCACCACCTTCCTTCACGCCCACTTCAACATTCGGAGCCTTGTTGCGTCATGACCACCAAATCCCTGTCCGGCCGTGCTGCCATCGCCGCCTTGCCGCGCAACCGGCTGCTTGGCGAGTTTTCCCTGTGGTCAGCCGACCTTGCCAATATGGAACGCGACCTGAAGCGCATCGATGCCTTTGTCGACCTGCATCACATCGACGTCGCCGACGCCCGCTTCACGCCCGGCTTCCTGTTCTTCCCGGACCTGGTTGCGCGGATAGCCAAGCTGACCGCAAGGCCGATCCATGTGCACCTGATGGTGGAAGCCGAAATCGTCGAGGAGCAGACACGCCAGTTCATCGAGGCCGGCGCCGACCTGATCAGCGTCCATGCCGAAAACGGCGAAGCCGGCCTGCGCGCCGTGCGGCTGGCGCATGAACTCGGCGTCGAGGCCGGCGTGGTGCTCCGGCTGGAAACGCCAGTCGCCGCGGTCACGCCGTTCCTGCCCGAAGTGGCTTTCGTGACGCTGCTCGGCACATCCATCGGCGTCAAGGGCCAAAGCTTGTCCGACCAGGCCTGCCCGCGCCTCATCGAGGCACGCGCGCTGATGAAAGAGGCAGGCCGCGAAGCCGACATCATCCTGGCTGCCGATGGCGGTATCCGCCAAGAGACGGTGCCGCGCCTGCGTGCCGCCGGCGCGGAGACGGTGGTGCTCGGATCGCTGGCTTTCGGCGACCCCGACCTTGCCCAGCGCATGGCCTGGCTGCATGGGCTGAAGGTCGCCGCCTGATGACAAAGGTTGCGCTTGCCTTCGATCTCGGCGGAACGGAGCTGCGCGGCGCGCTGGTCGGCAGCGGCGGTCGCGTGGTCGCCCATGTTTCGGCGCCGACGATGGCAATCGCGGGATCGGAAGCCGTGATCGGCCAGATCATCGCACTGTCCGGAGACCTTCTGACACAGCACCCACAGGCAAAGGTCGCCGGCATCGGCGTCGGCGCGCCGGGACCGCTCGATCCCAAGGCTGGGATCGTCATTGCACCGCCAACGCTGGCGGGCTGGCACGACGTGCCGCTGATCGACATTCTAGGTAAGCATTTCGGCCTGCCGGTGCGGCTGGAGAACGACGCCAATGCGGCCGCGCTCGGCGAGTGGCGCTTCGGCGCCGGCCGTGGCACCGGATCGATGGTGTTCGTCACCGTATCCACCGGCATCGGCGGCGGCGTCGTTGCCGAGGGTCACATCTATCATGGCCGGCGCGGGCTGGCGGCCGAGATCGGCCACATGACCATCACCAGTGAAAGCGACCGCTGCTTCTGCGGCGCCATCGGTTGCTTCGAGGCCGTCGCCTCGGGAACCGCGCTCGGGCGGCGCGCCACGGCGCTGACCACTCCGGGCGACGGCTCCCTGCTGCGGCGCCTGTCGGCTGACGGCGACGTTTCGGCCAGGCACGTTGTCGAGGCCGCGCGGGCCGGCGACATCAGCGCGCTCGAACTGGTCGAGGCGGAGGCGAACTGGCTGGGCATCGGCTTCACCAATCTGCTTCACCTCTATTCGCCGGACCTGATCGTGATGGGCGGCGGCCTCGCCAATGGCTTCGACCTGTTGGCTCCGCGCATCAGGGCGGTCGTCCAGCAGAGGGCGATGCCGGCCTACCGCGATGTGCCGATCGTACCGGCGCTGCTCGGCAACCAGGCTGGACTGATCGGTGCCGCCAGCCTGATCCTGTGGGAAGGCGAACCAGGCGCGCCACTGGCGATGGCGCAGGACGAAGACGATAGCGGCACGACCAAACGTGCCGGTGTCCGGGAGGCAAGCCATGGCTGAGCCAAATTGCGCGGCGTGCGGCGATGAATTGCTGCTCGGCATGCGGCCGGAACATCTGCGCATCGCGCCCGTCGGACAGTTAAAGGGGCAAGCAGCGCTCGCCGAACGGCTGGGCAGCCTGACCATCCTGCACGTCGAGATCGCGCCTGACATCACGCTGGTCGTCCAGGCCGAAGGCGGCGACAGGACGCCGTTGCACAGCCCGATCGCGCTCGACATCTCACCGTCGGTTTGCCACCTGTTTCGTACGGATGGGCCGGCGCTGGCGCCGCTGCATAAGCTGAACGATTGCTTTTAAAGACCGCCGCCGAAGTCGGCTTCGAGCCTGGCCTCGATAACCCTGCGTCGCCGTTTCGCTCGCGAGATCGCCGTAAACGACATCGACCTGCTGCACTGCAGCACATCAAAAAGCACTGCACAACATTTTAATTCTTGACGCGTGTCAATTTTTTATAAAACATGCGGAAATGCTGATGGACATCGGTCAGCGCTCTGGGAGGAGAAATGCCTGACACGAAAAGTGGCCCGAACCGGGCCCTTGATCTGCGTACCGCAGGGCGATCGACGGTCTGTCGACAGCCCGCTGCCAAGGCCCGGACAGGCATTTCGTTCGTCGAGAAACGAACCAGGTACAACACAACCAACAATTAGGAGGAGAACGAAGCATGCGCATGTTCAATTGCCTGACGCTTGGCGCAGGTCTGTTTGCGACGATAATTTCAGTGCCGGCCCATGCCCAGGACGCCGCGAAAGTCGCGGCCATCGTCAAGGGTCTCGA containing:
- a CDS encoding sugar phosphate isomerase/epimerase family protein: MQIGVFAKTFPGSEPAGVLAAVRDAGFAATQFNLACAGLPSMPDAVPDAAVRTIAAASDTSGIALVALSGTYNMAHPDKAVRDDGLRRLGVVIAAAAALSIPLVTLCTGTRNPDDQWAHHPDNADPSAWVDMATEMEKALDLAERHGVDLGIEPEQANIVTSAADAMRLIAEMGSKRLRIVLDPANLFEQASAGQARTIVTAAVERTAGHVAMAHAKDRLADGRFATAGRGVVDFPDFISRLKETGFDGALVTHGLSAEEAPGVARFLNGLA
- a CDS encoding alpha/beta fold hydrolase; this translates as MPRPATMLRDDATLRVSDSGDGLAVVFQHGLGGGEAQVAQSFPAAAGRRITLECRGHGASELGSSRPFSFGMFTDDVLAATDQAGLDRFVAGGISMGAAIALRLACRHPNRVAGLLLVRPAWTFNKSPVNLQPIAEVAGLILSHGPDKAREIFAQSQTAARLQREAPDNLASLFGYFDRPDAGPFGQVLADIAADGPEISTSDAAALGIPVLVIGNALDAVHPLSAAQTLADAIPGATFLEIAAKALDSARHFAELQTEITTFLHAHFNIRSLVAS
- a CDS encoding ribulose-phosphate 3-epimerase; translated protein: MTTKSLSGRAAIAALPRNRLLGEFSLWSADLANMERDLKRIDAFVDLHHIDVADARFTPGFLFFPDLVARIAKLTARPIHVHLMVEAEIVEEQTRQFIEAGADLISVHAENGEAGLRAVRLAHELGVEAGVVLRLETPVAAVTPFLPEVAFVTLLGTSIGVKGQSLSDQACPRLIEARALMKEAGREADIILAADGGIRQETVPRLRAAGAETVVLGSLAFGDPDLAQRMAWLHGLKVAA
- a CDS encoding ROK family protein, which encodes MTKVALAFDLGGTELRGALVGSGGRVVAHVSAPTMAIAGSEAVIGQIIALSGDLLTQHPQAKVAGIGVGAPGPLDPKAGIVIAPPTLAGWHDVPLIDILGKHFGLPVRLENDANAAALGEWRFGAGRGTGSMVFVTVSTGIGGGVVAEGHIYHGRRGLAAEIGHMTITSESDRCFCGAIGCFEAVASGTALGRRATALTTPGDGSLLRRLSADGDVSARHVVEAARAGDISALELVEAEANWLGIGFTNLLHLYSPDLIVMGGGLANGFDLLAPRIRAVVQQRAMPAYRDVPIVPALLGNQAGLIGAASLILWEGEPGAPLAMAQDEDDSGTTKRAGVREASHG
- a CDS encoding TOBE domain-containing protein, whose protein sequence is MAEPNCAACGDELLLGMRPEHLRIAPVGQLKGQAALAERLGSLTILHVEIAPDITLVVQAEGGDRTPLHSPIALDISPSVCHLFRTDGPALAPLHKLNDCF